In Geminocystis sp. NIES-3709, a single genomic region encodes these proteins:
- a CDS encoding efflux RND transporter permease subunit codes for MFVDFFIKRPVFSTVCSLIILLVGIISIFILPVDRFPDISPTQIQITANYNGANAEVVENTVTNILERQINGIEGLKYLSSSSSNDGTSSITATFESSRDKDLAAVDVQNQVSIVESQLPEVVQRSGVTVSKQSNNLLMGFGLFSENEEYDNLFLSNYADRYLVDALKRIEGVGNVRVFGERRYAMRLWLDPSRLASRGLTTGDISEALREQNIQVGAGKIGAEPAIEGQEYQIDLRAISQLTYPEEFENLILKTDENGGIIRFKDVGRVELGSQDYGSFLRFRGIEAVGIGIYQLPGSNALQVGKNVKAEMVRLSTEFPKGIEARLAFDTTAFIEESLKEVIMNLFVSIGLVVLIILVFLQDWRTTLIPSLTIPLSLIGTFAFVKAFGFSINTLTLFGLTLGTGIVVDDAIVVVEQIHRYIQDKDMEADEASSVSMKQLFGAVIATSLVLMAVFIPVAFFPGTTGALYRQFALTIAFSILISTFLALTLTPSLCALLLRKGQHPPAWLAPIFNTFNIFLDWVTEKYERSLIFLTRFKLFIIGIFIVLIAFTGWLYVRVPTSFLPEEDQGYFITIVQGPEGVSLQYTSDVMAKVEEEILKMPEVRATFAIGGFSFGGSTPNQGVIFAPLKPWEERNTPDQSVQAIIGKLYGKFATIPEARVIPINPPAIQGLGTFGGFTFKMQDRRINPDLNSMVEVMGQFLGQANQTEGLQAVFTQFAANSPQLLIEVNRDRAKLLEVDLEDIFRTLETALGGEYINDFTMQQRTYRVYLQADQKFRSNPEDINNLYVRSDNNEMIPLSNLVTVTPTTGAQSIDHYNLFRAIDINGSAAPGFTSGQAITTVGNLNKQILPVGFGYEWTGISLEEISAGGLAIVIFSLGLLFVFLVLAAQYENYIDPLIIMLAVPLAILGALLAQMLRGFPNDVYCQIGLVMLIGLASKNSILIVEFANQLREEGLPIVKAVIEASKQRLKSILMTAISNLVGTLPLLIATGAGAGSRQSLGTTVFGGMLIATFLSLFVVPILYMVIKIGTEKIFIQKQY; via the coding sequence ATGTTTGTTGATTTTTTTATTAAACGTCCTGTTTTTTCCACTGTTTGCTCTCTGATTATCCTCTTAGTAGGCATAATTAGTATTTTTATCTTACCAGTCGATCGATTTCCTGATATTAGTCCCACCCAAATTCAGATCACCGCTAATTATAATGGGGCTAATGCAGAAGTAGTGGAAAATACTGTTACCAATATTTTAGAAAGACAAATTAATGGTATAGAAGGATTAAAATACTTGTCTTCCAGTAGCAGTAATGATGGCACTAGCAGTATTACCGCCACCTTTGAATCTTCACGGGATAAAGATTTAGCCGCCGTTGATGTACAAAATCAAGTTTCGATCGTGGAATCACAATTACCAGAAGTAGTACAAAGATCTGGGGTAACGGTAAGTAAACAATCGAATAATCTTTTGATGGGGTTTGGCTTATTTAGCGAAAATGAGGAATACGACAATTTATTTTTAAGTAATTATGCCGATCGTTATCTGGTGGATGCCTTAAAAAGAATTGAAGGAGTAGGTAATGTTAGGGTATTCGGTGAACGACGTTATGCCATGCGTTTATGGCTCGATCCTAGTCGTCTTGCTAGTCGAGGTTTAACTACTGGGGATATATCTGAAGCCTTGAGGGAACAAAATATCCAAGTAGGAGCAGGTAAAATTGGGGCAGAACCGGCGATCGAAGGACAAGAATATCAAATAGATTTAAGAGCCATTAGTCAATTAACTTATCCTGAAGAATTTGAAAATTTAATTCTGAAAACTGATGAAAATGGGGGGATAATTCGCTTTAAAGATGTTGGTAGAGTAGAATTAGGATCTCAAGATTACGGTTCTTTTTTACGTTTTAGAGGTATAGAAGCCGTTGGAATTGGTATTTATCAACTACCCGGATCTAATGCGTTACAAGTTGGGAAAAATGTTAAAGCCGAAATGGTTAGATTATCAACGGAATTTCCCAAGGGAATCGAAGCAAGATTGGCTTTTGATACCACCGCATTTATTGAAGAGTCATTGAAAGAGGTGATAATGAACCTTTTCGTTTCTATTGGTTTAGTGGTTTTAATTATTCTGGTTTTTTTGCAAGATTGGCGTACAACTTTAATTCCCTCTCTCACTATTCCCCTGTCTTTAATCGGTACTTTTGCCTTCGTTAAAGCCTTCGGTTTTTCTATCAATACCTTAACCCTTTTTGGCTTAACCCTTGGAACGGGGATCGTGGTAGATGATGCGATCGTCGTTGTGGAACAAATTCACCGTTATATCCAAGATAAAGATATGGAAGCCGATGAAGCCTCTAGTGTGTCTATGAAACAGTTATTTGGAGCGGTTATTGCAACTTCTTTGGTATTGATGGCGGTATTTATTCCCGTGGCTTTTTTCCCCGGTACAACGGGTGCTTTATATCGTCAATTTGCTCTGACGATCGCCTTTTCTATTCTCATTTCAACTTTTTTGGCATTAACTTTAACTCCTTCCCTATGTGCTTTATTACTCAGAAAAGGACAGCATCCCCCTGCATGGTTAGCACCGATTTTTAATACTTTTAATATTTTTCTGGATTGGGTAACGGAAAAATACGAACGATCGTTAATCTTTTTAACTCGATTTAAACTCTTTATTATTGGAATTTTTATCGTTTTAATTGCTTTTACGGGTTGGTTATATGTAAGAGTTCCTACTTCTTTTTTACCAGAAGAAGATCAAGGCTATTTTATTACTATTGTTCAAGGGCCAGAAGGAGTTTCTTTGCAATATACCAGTGATGTCATGGCAAAAGTAGAAGAGGAAATTCTCAAAATGCCTGAAGTTAGGGCAACCTTTGCCATCGGTGGTTTTTCTTTTGGTGGGAGTACTCCTAATCAGGGAGTTATCTTTGCTCCTCTTAAACCTTGGGAAGAACGAAATACTCCTGATCAAAGCGTTCAAGCCATTATCGGTAAATTGTACGGCAAATTTGCCACCATTCCTGAAGCCAGAGTTATCCCTATTAATCCTCCTGCTATTCAAGGTTTAGGCACTTTTGGCGGTTTTACTTTTAAAATGCAAGATCGTAGAATTAACCCTGATCTTAACTCTATGGTTGAGGTAATGGGACAATTTTTAGGACAAGCCAATCAAACTGAAGGTTTACAAGCCGTTTTTACCCAATTTGCCGCTAATAGTCCTCAATTACTAATAGAAGTAAATCGTGATCGAGCCAAACTTTTAGAAGTAGATTTAGAGGATATTTTTAGAACTCTTGAAACTGCTTTAGGAGGAGAATATATAAATGATTTCACTATGCAACAACGCACCTATCGAGTTTATTTACAAGCAGATCAAAAATTTCGATCGAATCCCGAAGATATTAATAATCTGTATGTGCGATCGGATAATAATGAAATGATACCCTTATCTAATTTAGTGACAGTGACTCCCACAACAGGAGCGCAAAGCATAGATCACTATAACTTATTCCGTGCGATCGATATTAACGGTTCAGCGGCTCCCGGTTTCACTTCAGGACAAGCAATTACAACTGTCGGAAATCTAAATAAACAAATTTTACCAGTCGGTTTTGGTTATGAGTGGACAGGTATATCTTTAGAAGAAATCAGTGCAGGAGGTTTGGCGATCGTTATTTTCAGTTTAGGATTATTATTTGTATTCCTAGTTTTAGCCGCTCAGTATGAAAATTATATTGATCCTTTAATCATTATGTTAGCCGTTCCTTTAGCCATATTAGGCGCATTGTTAGCACAAATGTTGAGAGGTTTTCCAAATGATGTTTATTGTCAAATTGGGTTAGTTATGTTAATTGGATTAGCAAGTAAAAACTCCATTTTAATTGTGGAATTTGCCAACCAATTAAGGGAAGAAGGATTACCCATTGTAAAAGCAGTAATTGAGGCATCAAAACAAAGATTAAAATCAATTTTAATGACGGCTATTTCTAACTTAGTCGGTACTTTACCTTTGCTTATTGCCACAGGTGCGGGGGCTGGAAGCCGACAATCTTTAGGAACGACGGTTTTCGGCGGAATGTTAATTGCTACTTTTTTAAGTCTATTTGTTGTACCCATTTTATATATGGTAATAAAAATAGGAACAGAGAAAATTTTTATCCAAAAACAATACTAG
- the ruvX gene encoding Holliday junction resolvase RuvX yields the protein MERLAVLGLDIGLKRVGVAGCDGLGLLATELTTVYRTSFENDVEAFRKLVMERQATLLVIGIPYTMNGEIGFQAKQVVKYAKRLGKALQLPLEFVDERLTSVEAEEQLKSSKKYSSRDKGSIDRRAAAIILQQWLDARGQ from the coding sequence ATGGAAAGATTAGCGGTATTAGGATTAGATATTGGTTTAAAAAGAGTTGGAGTCGCCGGTTGTGATGGTTTAGGATTGTTAGCTACTGAGTTAACTACTGTTTATCGTACTTCTTTTGAAAATGATGTGGAAGCCTTCCGTAAATTAGTAATGGAAAGACAAGCAACATTATTAGTGATCGGTATTCCTTATACCATGAATGGGGAAATTGGTTTTCAGGCTAAACAAGTGGTAAAATATGCCAAAAGACTCGGTAAAGCCCTACAATTACCTTTAGAATTTGTGGACGAGAGACTTACTTCTGTAGAGGCAGAAGAACAATTGAAAAGTAGTAAAAAATATTCTTCCCGTGATAAAGGTTCGATCGATCGACGGGCTGCGGCCATTATCCTACAACAATGGTTAGATGCAAGAGGACAATGA
- a CDS encoding (2Fe-2S)-binding protein, whose amino-acid sequence MYVCICKGITERDIHKAVEQGISSLEKLSEVTSVSKDCGCCTDYACKVLREAMKSQKI is encoded by the coding sequence ATGTACGTTTGTATTTGCAAAGGTATAACAGAGAGAGATATTCACAAAGCCGTAGAACAGGGTATTTCTTCCTTAGAAAAACTCTCTGAAGTGACTTCTGTTTCTAAAGATTGTGGGTGTTGTACAGATTATGCTTGTAAAGTTTTACGGGAAGCAATGAAATCTCAAAAAATATAA
- a CDS encoding efflux RND transporter periplasmic adaptor subunit produces MTNPNSPPTCEESNIEQEKLQVTPSSHETTQQSSSRWRIVLIFLFVALVAGGGGKLWLASNNKEKNAPSNAMTAGQPQALPVKLETLSSQSLEDSTTVIGTLDAPRAVTVKSEISGRVNQILVSEGGRVQAGEVILTVESDELQAELFQAKAQLQNAQARLSQLKTGSRTEDIAEAKAQLNQSIARLNNAKEGAIPEEIAQAKAQVESAKAELDLAQERIKRYRNLEQEGAISQDQFDERLKTERQAMAALTEAQRRLSALSKGRQADLNELEAEVEQARQNLKRLENGARIEEIAQAEADVAESMALIRTIDVKIKKTEIVAPFTGIIGDIPIKLGDYVESGDELTTITENNVLEVDLSVPLEQAKELQLGLPVVILDGEGEAVTSGKISFISPNVTANSQLVLAKATLENGSTNLFNRGSVQAKIIWDQRQGILIPSAAVSRLGGKTFVFVAESAENSTPDKPQLIAKQKLVTLGTLQGNNYQVLKGLQVGEQIITAGILNLSDEAPVMPLK; encoded by the coding sequence ATGACTAATCCTAACTCTCCTCCGACCTGTGAGGAATCGAATATTGAGCAAGAAAAATTACAGGTTACTCCCTCTAGCCATGAAACTACTCAACAATCTTCTTCCCGTTGGCGAATAGTTTTAATTTTTTTATTTGTGGCTTTAGTAGCTGGTGGTGGGGGTAAATTGTGGTTAGCCAGTAACAATAAGGAAAAGAATGCTCCTTCTAATGCGATGACAGCAGGACAACCTCAAGCCTTACCTGTAAAGTTAGAAACTTTAAGTAGTCAATCTTTAGAAGATAGTACCACGGTGATAGGTACTTTAGATGCTCCAAGAGCGGTAACAGTTAAGTCGGAAATTAGTGGAAGGGTAAACCAAATTTTAGTCAGTGAAGGGGGAAGAGTTCAAGCAGGGGAAGTGATTTTGACGGTAGAAAGTGATGAGTTACAAGCCGAATTGTTTCAAGCAAAGGCTCAACTTCAGAATGCTCAAGCTCGTTTATCTCAACTTAAAACGGGAAGTCGTACTGAAGATATTGCTGAGGCAAAAGCACAATTAAATCAATCGATCGCACGATTAAATAATGCCAAAGAAGGTGCTATTCCCGAAGAAATTGCCCAAGCTAAAGCTCAAGTGGAATCAGCAAAAGCAGAGTTAGATTTAGCACAGGAAAGAATTAAAAGGTATCGTAATTTAGAGCAAGAGGGAGCGATTTCTCAAGATCAATTTGATGAGCGACTAAAAACAGAACGTCAGGCGATGGCCGCTCTTACTGAGGCACAACGTCGTTTATCAGCCTTAAGTAAAGGAAGACAAGCAGATCTTAATGAGTTAGAAGCAGAAGTAGAACAAGCTAGACAAAACTTAAAACGTTTAGAAAATGGAGCAAGAATAGAAGAAATTGCCCAAGCAGAAGCAGATGTCGCCGAATCAATGGCACTGATAAGAACGATCGATGTGAAAATCAAAAAAACAGAGATTGTTGCCCCTTTTACGGGAATTATTGGAGATATACCTATCAAACTTGGTGATTATGTGGAATCTGGAGATGAATTAACCACCATTACGGAAAATAATGTTTTAGAGGTTGATCTTTCCGTTCCTTTAGAACAGGCGAAAGAACTACAGTTAGGCTTACCTGTCGTAATTTTAGATGGTGAAGGGGAAGCAGTTACATCAGGTAAAATTAGTTTTATTTCTCCGAATGTGACGGCAAATAGTCAATTAGTTTTAGCTAAAGCTACCCTTGAAAATGGTTCAACCAATTTGTTTAACAGAGGCTCAGTCCAAGCAAAAATTATATGGGATCAACGTCAAGGGATTTTAATTCCTTCTGCCGCAGTGTCTCGTCTAGGTGGAAAAACTTTTGTCTTTGTTGCCGAATCGGCGGAGAATTCCACACCAGACAAACCCCAATTAATAGCAAAACAGAAATTAGTCACTCTTGGTACTCTTCAAGGTAATAACTATCAAGTTTTGAAAGGTTTACAAGTAGGAGAACAAATCATAACCGCAGGTATTTTAAACCTCAGTGATGAAGCTCCTGTTATGCCGTTAAAGTAG
- a CDS encoding PadR family transcriptional regulator, giving the protein MLELATLGLLQKEPLHGYRLKQQMELFMSGCISVNYGAIYPLLRRLEERELIKVLTEQEDSIITRKIYSITKKGVLKWKEKMLEHPQESWVNARSRFMIKFFFFTYLEPQERLKLLQHRLIICQLQLENKEKELNIVSDDRDPYQLEAWRRCRWAIEDEIKWLNIQVAMAKNKSV; this is encoded by the coding sequence ATGTTAGAATTAGCGACTTTAGGACTATTGCAAAAAGAACCACTGCACGGGTATCGACTCAAACAACAAATGGAATTATTTATGAGTGGATGTATCAGTGTTAACTATGGTGCAATTTATCCTCTTTTAAGACGCTTAGAAGAAAGGGAACTAATCAAAGTATTAACTGAACAGGAAGATAGTATTATTACTCGGAAAATCTACAGTATTACGAAAAAAGGTGTTCTGAAATGGAAAGAAAAAATGTTAGAACATCCTCAAGAAAGTTGGGTGAATGCCCGTTCTCGTTTTATGATTAAGTTTTTCTTTTTCACTTATTTAGAACCCCAAGAAAGGCTAAAACTATTACAACATCGTTTAATTATTTGTCAGTTGCAATTAGAAAATAAAGAAAAGGAATTAAATATTGTTTCTGATGATCGTGATCCTTATCAGTTAGAGGCTTGGCGTAGATGTCGTTGGGCGATCGAAGATGAAATAAAATGGTTAAATATTCAAGTTGCAATGGCTAAAAACAAATCTGTTTAA